The DNA window GCGTCTACGTCGTCGGCGACCGAATCGTCGGCGCGATGAACCGCTACGCGCCGGAGAACGACTGGCGAACGAACGTCGCGCTCGGCGGCGACGTGGAGGACATGACCGACGCCCTCCCCGACGACGTGGTGGACATCGCTCGTCGAGCGACGGACGTCATCGGTCTCGACTACGCCGGTGTCGACCTCATCGAGGGACACGACGGCTGGTACGTCCTCGAAGTGAACCCGACGGCCGGGTTCAAAGGGCTGTACAAGGCGACCGGGCGGAGCGCGGCACCGTACATCGCAAAGGCCGCTATCGAAGCGGGCGGCGGCGAAGTGGACGACACCCGCGTCGAGGAACTGACCGCCACGCTCGACGATTCGGTTCCATCGTGCAAACCCGTTAGCAGCAGCCCGGAGCCGACCGAACCCGTCGTCATCGGCTACACCGAGGAAGTGCTGGTGAGCGGAACGAGCGGGTCGGAGACTGTCGTCGCCAAATCCGACACGGGGGCCACCCGGTCGAGTATCGACACCAAACTCGCGGCGCAAATCGGTGCCGGTCCAATCAAGAGCATGACGCGCGTCAAATCCGGGAGCCGAAAGGCGAGCAAGTCGCGTCCCGTCGTCGACGTGGTTATCGGCGTCGGCGGCAACCGCCACACCGTCACCGCGAGCATCGAGGACCGAAGTCACATGGACTACCCGGTCCTCCTCGGCCGCGACATCCTCGAACACTATCAGGTGGACGTTCGGCGGCGCGTCGACGGCGAGGAAGAAGCCGAGATGGAAGAAGAGGAGGAACAGGAAGGGTAATCGACCGCGTTCGAGGACGATGTGAACGCGAGGTCGGCCCGACGCCGCCAAGCACGCCGTTTTTTACGCTCGGATTCGTACCGCTGGGCAGTATGGAACCTTCCCGTGACGGGGCAAAAGCGGATGCCGAGAGCGCCGAGCGCGTCCTCCGCGAGGACCCCGTGATGGCGGAACTGCTCGACAAGCACGACCCGTACACGGAATCGAACTGGACGGAGTACGAACGGCTCTGTATCTCCATCATCAACCAGCAGTTATCGACGGCGAGCGCCGCGGCGGTGAAAGAGCGCGTCTTCGCCCTGCTCGGCGAGGTGACGCCGGAGACGGTGCTGGACGCGGGCGAGGCAGACCTTCGGGACGCCGGGCTTTCGCGCACGAAAGTCGAGTACCTGAAGAACGCGGCGCGCGCGTTCCGGCGGAACGATTTTACCGCGGAAGGGCTGGCCGCGCACTCGAACGAGGAGGTCGTGGACGCGCTGACCGAAATCAAAGGCGTCGGCGACTGGACCGCACGGATGTACCTGTTGTTCGTGCTGGAACGGGAGGACATCCTTCCGCTCGGAGACCTCGCGGTTCGGCGCGGAATTCAGCAGTTGTACGGCGACGGCGAGGAACTGACGCGCGAGGAGATGCGCGAAATCGGCGAGCGGTGGCGGCCCTACCGCTCGGTTGCGACCCGATACATCTGGGCCGAGTACGAATCGGAGTGAGCGGAGAACGCTTCGAGAGAGCGGAGAACGCTTCCGATGCGGCGGTCGCTTGTGCTCGTATCTGAAGCGGAGAGAAAACGTGGTTGCCGTCGTTCCGTCGCGTTCACCGCGAGTCCGAACTATCAGTCGTCGTGGCCGTGTCCGTGGTCGCCGTCGTGGTCGTCATCATCGTG is part of the Haladaptatus paucihalophilus DX253 genome and encodes:
- a CDS encoding RimK family alpha-L-glutamate ligase, which translates into the protein MDSDGSPVRVGVLSLHNSKETKAICNAIEDLGHEPEWLRHENTAVEIEDGDVTLEPDIDVVANRLLLSNTEQPSEALGLANIYDSLVPILNRPHAVMTAIHKFSTASSLADAGIQVPDALLALDTDRLNDGRAKYGEEAVYKTAIGTHGGGTWKVGAEELVNPRVGERQAFLQELIERDEGRHRDLRVYVVGDRIVGAMNRYAPENDWRTNVALGGDVEDMTDALPDDVVDIARRATDVIGLDYAGVDLIEGHDGWYVLEVNPTAGFKGLYKATGRSAAPYIAKAAIEAGGGEVDDTRVEELTATLDDSVPSCKPVSSSPEPTEPVVIGYTEEVLVSGTSGSETVVAKSDTGATRSSIDTKLAAQIGAGPIKSMTRVKSGSRKASKSRPVVDVVIGVGGNRHTVTASIEDRSHMDYPVLLGRDILEHYQVDVRRRVDGEEEAEMEEEEEQEG
- a CDS encoding DNA-3-methyladenine glycosylase family protein, which codes for MEPSRDGAKADAESAERVLREDPVMAELLDKHDPYTESNWTEYERLCISIINQQLSTASAAAVKERVFALLGEVTPETVLDAGEADLRDAGLSRTKVEYLKNAARAFRRNDFTAEGLAAHSNEEVVDALTEIKGVGDWTARMYLLFVLEREDILPLGDLAVRRGIQQLYGDGEELTREEMREIGERWRPYRSVATRYIWAEYESE